From the Cucumis sativus cultivar 9930 chromosome 5, Cucumber_9930_V3, whole genome shotgun sequence genome, the window GATATGTTGTAGCATTAAAATGGGAAGTTCTTTTCCTTGTTTGTTCAATCATTTGTTTGGATTTAAGTGTGTAAATGATGAGAAGTAGTGAGCTGATGAGAATTGTGTTTGTGGAATTAGACACTGTGGATTCTGTGCTGGGGTTCTGTTGAATTGTGGTGAACGTTTagaaatggatgaaaatggtGGGATCAAGATGGGAATCCGCCAGATTGTGAGGCTGAAAGAGACTCTCCAACACTGGCAAGGGGTCACAGTATGCCCGAAATCCAAAGCAGCAGCCCATGAAAACGGAagccaaaatcaaaatcaaaatcatggGATCCTTTCACCGGCAATCAACAAAAGGCTGACGAATGTGTTGTGTTGTGATTCGGATGAGGAGACTTGCCAGAGCCCTGAGCACCCACCCGATGTTCCGAAAGGGTACTTGGCTGTTTATGTTGGGCCGGAGCTTCGGAGGTTTATCATTCCGACCAGCTATCTTAGGCATTCGGTGTTTAAGGTGTTGCTGGAAAAGGCAGAGGAGGAGTTTGGATTCGATCATAGCGGCGCGCTCACTTTTCCTTGCGAAATCGAGATCTTCAAATACCTTCTCAAGTGCATGGAGAGCCAGCAGAAGGATCATCCTGATGACCACACCCCAGGTTAACaaccatttcttttgtttgatgaAGTTCTTTTGGTGAATTCTTTTAGCATTATGATATGATGAACTGCACAAACATTACATTTAGAAGAAACTCGAAAATGGGGATTGGGGGCTTTGTTTGTGCAGCCATTTTGCTTACAAAATTGATGGTTAATTGACTTGGTTGAGTTCCTCAAGCTTGCCttgttctattttgttttttgaagtTCTTGTAGTGAATTCTATTAGCATTATGATATAATGAACTGCTTGAACACTATATTTAGACGAAACTAGAAAATGGGGGCATGTGTTTGTTGTGTAGCCGTTTTGCTTACAAAGTTGATGGGTATTGACTTGAGTTCCTCAAATCTGCCAGattattctcttttgtttcttgaacTTCTTGTAAGAACTCCATTAGTGTTAACCATgttcaattacaaattaatttgttccctatgatttggaaaatattaaaatctaGTCCATATAATTTTAACAGTTAGAGTATAGTTCTCATGGTTTGATAAAGTCCTGATGAATAGTCCCTACCATACGTTTAATCAAACgaacttaaaattttgttccAATCGTTTATAATTAGAACCTAGTGTTTTTCAAACTATAGGAACTTATTAATATAAAGgtcaataacaaaatatgtatCTAGAAGAAGGTAAAATAGTtgtatttatagagaaagttgATAATGTTTATTATGGACTTTGGTTGCAGCTGAGAGTTCGATGACTatggaagaataaaaatggttgTGATCCACAGCAGGGGAGGGGGCTATATACAAAGACAAATTGATGTCATTGTGCCAGATTTCAGATAATGTTGTCAAATTGATGTGTTTACATTAGGGATGTGTTTAATTAGTTAGACAAAATCTGTGGAGGATGTGTGTGTCAGGCAGATTAAAAATCTACCCCTTTTTTTTCactgttcttttttcttttttcttttttcttttttcttttttctttttttggaataCCCTTTCAAGAGATGTGAACTTCAATTTGCTTCCCTGTATTTGAATGTGAAGCACATGATTGTTTGACCACACAGTATGGATTTTCTTgcattgttttattatttttttttaaaaaaaagtattatgaaATTGAGGCCTAAAtgtgaatttgaattttgcatatattttcttcatcaGCCCATGTGGTGGGGTTGGGTTACGTgtctttctcttcctttgaGCACAAACCCCAAGGAGAATCATATTATGCTTTGATGTCaaaaccaaatacaaataatatctTCTCATATGCACATCATATAATATGATTACATATTAATTACTTCATGATCCATTGCCAACATGGTTATTgcttaatttataaatttaacaagCACCTTCCAGTTCCattattgatatttcaataaaagaagCTGTACACATAATTATTGATTGCTAAGTCGCACTGaactcaaatttatttatttagaaaaaggaTTCTTGTTATCTAAAATAGACAGAtggaaatttaaaacttttgctaaaaacttgtttgaatttgaaaagtgGCAAGTAGAATCAACAAGGCAGGATGTAGAGAAATTCAGAACTgctattaaaaattttacgGGGCACAAgctcttttttcttccaagGCAAAACACtcaaaaaagttttttaaaaaacgcTGGTCAAGTTTgcattttgtataaaaaaatatttccaaatttttaaagttttcaaaaatacaaaaaaaaaaaaagttcaaaaataaCCTGGATGAAAAccattaaaaatttatttaaaaaatacccaCACActattgaaaaagttaaaaaatacctttgaatatatatatatattgttttaaaaaactactGTTGCAATCCGTATTAGAACtaaaattgttaatatttggttgaaaaaataactctaaattaaaaatgtatagtgataaatttatttaaagttgttAAGTTTGATGAGATTcacaatatttgttttatgacTTTCCATATTGAAAATACCATCTCATTgctattgttttaaaaaaatggatgatGTGTTGAAATGTTCTTTTGCATGATACTTTTCTCATCAATagttatcttttttgtttcttctacTGACATCTCCTTTATTCAGTGCATAGTTGTTATAAAACTTATGGTTGTTGGTAATTGTGATTGAGTCGTGCATATTTAAAGTACACTTGGTCTTTTGGTTAGGGTTGATCGTTCAAATTATCTAAAGAGCAACATTTGTATTATCTTGTTGTAGTTGTTTCAACTTGTgttaaaagaaggaaatgcTACATGTATTGAAGATATACTCCATTCTCCTTACTATTGTGTactgtgatttttttaaaaaggattCTCTTAGCTTAGAGGCATTCCGAGTCATTCAAACAAGGGGGATTTGTTCaacaaaaagatatatatacatcaacGTGAGAAGAAATCTCACAAACTTGAGGGTAGCTCTTGCTCTTCACAGAGGGAGTGTTTGTCATAGACACCATCTGCAATAAagactaaataataaattaagaaacttAAAAGGTAGAAGTAGTGTCAGTTGgcccaatttttttttctgtaaaaaaataaatcgtTTATGAACGAGGCcactataatttttaaaaaattgatgattttttaactcaaataaaatttaaataaatctatCACTATATATACTAGTGATAAAGATGACTTTAacttgaagttttttttttttttttgcaattattaACGGTTTCGGTTCCTATACTAATTGTGAGAGTAGTTTCATTTAacttcttcaaaattcaagtatatttttgaaacttttcacTAGTTCAAAggtatttcttaaataaaactttaacggtattcattcaaaattaaactaacaATAAAGGTGTTTTTGAGCcatttttgaaagtttgaggaTGTCtctaaaacttttgaaagtttagaggTATGTTTAACACAAAACATAATGTCgggggatttttttttataatttagccaAGAAAAATTACCTCTATCGAATTGTTATCCATACTTAGAGATTTTATGCATATACACCTATATAAGTATAAGATATTAATTAGGTTTAGAAGAGTgaacaaatttcttcttatttatatttataattatatccACGTACATGCCAAAATTTCCTATCTCTCATCACTttgttatgatatttttttcaagagaGAACTATGGATGCCAAAAAAAAGGGATCAAATGTAAAATTGGTTTTATGATGAAAATTCGTCTGAGTGCCTGCAAAACAAAAGAGAGTAAGCATGGGTGTGGTGTCTAACCACACACTTCAATTCTCAAGTCAATCTAGTGTTTCAAAGTAGTAGCTAGACAATAGAGGAAATAGTGAATATTCAGGCATATTTGGACGTATTCGGACATATCTTCAACTAGTGGCCTTGGTTGCTTATATAATATAGTGATTTGTAACCTACGCTTGGATCATAATTGCACCTCTTGAGCTTCCACAATCATTGAACTGATAGTCAATAGTTGGTTTCACTACCATGGCAAATCCATTGAATGCTCCTACCGACTCCCTTTATGACACTTGTTTCTTCAGAATTCGAACAATTTCACATTCAATGGCTTAGAGGTCTTCCTTTGTGGGTCTTCTGAGCTCTTATTTGGAACTACCCTAGGAGTACTTTTCCTTGTGGGTCCTCCTCCTCTTAGGAAGTTAAGCTATTCTTAGTGGGTTCTCCTTTAGTGAGCTTTTCTAAGGAGACTAGTCTCTCCATAGTGGGTCCTCCTCCTGTGAGCTTTTCTTAGGAGGTTAAGCTCTCCCTTGTGGATCCTCTTCCTATGGCTCTTCATATGAGACTTCTCTCTTAGGTTTCATTAAGCTCGTCTTGATCTTTCTCTTAGCTCTTGTGAACTTATTTCTCTTGAATTGGTGCTCTTAAGCTCACCTCATAAGTCCACCGAGCTGCCACTAAGCTCACTTAGGCTCACCTCATGGGTCCACCAAACTACCACTAAGCTTGCTTATGTTCTCTTTGAATAGACTAAAATTCACCCACAACaagaatgaaaagagaaaaatatttgttttgtgtaTTTGCTCACTAACGATAGTTTTGATACAAAtggacattttaaaaatatatttatctattaagatattaaaagtattatgatgttttatatattaggGAGTCagattgttatttaatatgtattgtttattttatgtagGTTCACCTAATTGCTCTAATTTATTGTTTCTCATATGTAACATTTGACAAGAACGTGAATTCTATATCTCCATTTCCTCTTTATTTGGATATGATCAATATAACAATatcaaaatgttaaacaaaaaatatcatttatattttattttcaccaTAATACGTACTATAGAAATTGAGAGTAAGATGAACAActcataaaactaaaaacaagaaagaagatgGTAACCTTCCTATGAACATAATACGTACCGTAGAAATTGAGAGCAAGTTGCTCTTGAGATcatttttagtcttttggttATGATAGAAATAAACATGTAGGTAAGGTATACATTAAGCGGGTAAAACATAAATGAGTTATGAGGGGGTCGTTTGGTGTCACAATTGTAGCCTTCCAACCTTGACACAAATGATTGTGCGACACTTGTTCGAACTTGATGAACAAGTTAACCGATTGAAATCTGAAAACTGCGGACAAACTCACGGTATGAAAAACCTCCCATTAcgtttttaagaattttttttagaaaatgtgaGAGAAAAAATTCATTGAAATCGGCGTTATGATATACATTGAAGACTTTCAGTTGCAAGGGAAAATGTTTGCTTGCAAAGAGTGCGACAATGCTTGGGCAGTGAATCAATTAATATgtctcccctatagtacattttaaacattttcagCTCTGGTAGACTTGcatataaaaatgtcaaaatgtcacacccaagctttatgacttaaaatggaaaacaactagctaaactaaatacaagaTAAGATAAATTTGGGGTATTCGGGCATACAGCCATAGGCAAACACGCCCTAGACATGTATGATCGTGATATTCTGCCCAACTTAAATAGTAAACGTTCTTGTCGACTAGCAAAGCTAGAATTCTTTGATCTTCTGCTTCCATGCTTCGAGGTCTTTGGTACGCCTCAACTTGTTTCTTCCAGGGGGAGGTTCTTCCACTTTACTAGGAATTCATGTACCCTCCTCGTGGGTCTTCTACGTTTCCTCACTCTCTCAGTAAGGATTTCTTCCACTTCTGCTAGTTCATCGTATCTTTCCACGGGGTGGTGGTCTTTCTTTATTCAAAATCGAGTCTGTTCAGGTCTCACTTTAACAAGGACCTGATCTCCCGCATGAAAGTCCAGAGGGGACGCTTCTTATCTGTCCACTTTTTTAGCCGCGTGAGGCTTCTTCTAGACAGGCTCGAGCAACATCTGATTTTTGCTTCCACTTATTGGTAATGTTGTGAGTCTGAGGACTCTTCTCAGCATAGGGGGATCAACAAGGCATGAGAATATAGGTTGTTCATCACAAACAATCTTGAACGAGCTTTTACCAGTTGATGAACCCATCATAGCGTTAATGCAAAATCGGGTTACCTTGAACAGCTGAATCCCATTCTTTGGTTGTGTCTTACCGGCCTAGCCAAACTCACACCATCTTGAGCGAAAGAGTTTTTTTGCAAGGATTCTTTTGACGCGTCCCGCATTGGGCCATCAACTTGACATCCATGTATACGAGCCAACATGCATAGAATCACATGGTCATTTCTCTGACTAAGGGCACCAACTACCCGATTACACACTCCTTTCCTATGTTTCGATAAAAAATCAAGTTCAAGCAGGTCTTTCTGCCACCTTCCTTGACTTGAAGTTAGTTTTGGCTAAGTACTAAAGTGGTCGATAACAATGTTGCTCGTCTTTCCAATGTAAGTAGATCTCCATGAATACCGTTGCCAAACTCTCAGATAGTGTACCGTGGCAagtgtttcttcttcaaacaccATGTAACTCTTTTCTACGGTACTCGACTTTCGACTCTCAGATGCGATGGGGTGTCCATTCTGCACAAGGACATCGCCTAATGTATAATTAGACGCATCAACGTGAGCTTCAACAGGTTGAGTCACATCCATGGACTCAAGAGTTGACCCTTCCTTTAGGGCATGCTTCAAGATACGGTTGTCAACACACAACCGTAATTTTCCATTCTCTTCTTACCCTAAAAAGACGGGCTTCATACAGAGCTTTTGCAGATGTAAGGAATCCTACACTTAACAATTCCTACGACTATCTTCGAATTTCAGTTAACTTCGACGACACCATACGACCAACAATCTTCGTAGGTGATTTTGACTTGGGCAAACTAGCAAGCATCCCATCCT encodes:
- the LOC101207913 gene encoding uncharacterized protein LOC101207913, which encodes MDENGGIKMGIRQIVRLKETLQHWQGVTVCPKSKAAAHENGSQNQNQNHGILSPAINKRLTNVLCCDSDEETCQSPEHPPDVPKGYLAVYVGPELRRFIIPTSYLRHSVFKVLLEKAEEEFGFDHSGALTFPCEIEIFKYLLKCMESQQKDHPDDHTPAESSMTMEE